The Myxococcales bacterium genome has a segment encoding these proteins:
- the lipA gene encoding lipoyl synthase has protein sequence MSDIAKVQPKVHPRRLRVLDGFDLPAEPEARGPRHPAWIRMKMPKGDNYFDLRDRVKELGLHTVCQSASCPNIGECWNRKSLTIMILGGICTRSCQFCDVPSGRPAPPDPAEPDNVATMLAELGLRHTVITCVDRDDLKDGGAAHWAATITAVKRASPEMVLEVLTGDFKGDTGAVDVVLAAGPDVFAHNLETVPRLSRLVRVQASYARSYAILGHAKRRGAVTKTGLMLGLGEELDEVRQVLREVRDIGVDILTLGQYLRPSKQHLPLARYVTPEEFGELRQDALDMGFPHVEAGPLVRSSYHADGQRDIVLALRQQQA, from the coding sequence ATGTCCGACATCGCCAAAGTTCAGCCGAAAGTGCATCCCCGCCGCCTGCGCGTGCTCGACGGCTTCGACCTGCCCGCCGAACCTGAGGCCCGAGGCCCGCGCCACCCGGCGTGGATCCGTATGAAGATGCCGAAGGGCGACAACTACTTCGACCTACGCGATCGCGTCAAAGAGCTGGGGCTTCACACGGTGTGCCAAAGCGCTTCGTGTCCCAACATCGGTGAGTGCTGGAACCGCAAGAGCCTCACGATCATGATCCTGGGCGGCATCTGCACGCGCTCCTGTCAATTCTGTGATGTGCCGTCGGGCCGCCCCGCACCACCCGACCCCGCCGAGCCGGACAACGTGGCCACCATGCTGGCCGAGCTGGGCCTCCGCCACACGGTGATTACCTGTGTGGATCGCGATGACCTCAAGGATGGGGGCGCGGCGCACTGGGCGGCCACCATCACGGCGGTCAAGCGGGCCTCGCCCGAGATGGTCCTCGAGGTTCTCACGGGCGACTTCAAGGGCGACACGGGGGCCGTCGACGTGGTGCTCGCGGCCGGGCCCGACGTCTTCGCGCACAACCTCGAGACGGTTCCCCGTCTGTCGCGCCTGGTGCGCGTACAGGCGAGCTACGCGCGCTCCTACGCGATCCTGGGACACGCCAAGCGTCGCGGCGCCGTCACGAAGACGGGCCTCATGCTGGGCCTGGGCGAAGAGCTCGACGAGGTCCGCCAGGTCCTGCGCGAAGTCAGGGACATCGGTGTGGACATCCTCACTCTGGGTCAGTACCTCCGGCCCTCCAAGCAGCACCTGCCGCTCGCCCGCTACGTCACACCCGAGGAATTCGGCGAGCTCCGCCAGGACGCCCTGGACATGGGATTCCCCCACGTGGAGGCAGGCCCGCTCGTGCGCAGCAGCTACCATGCCGATGGCCAACGCGACATCGTGCTCGCGTTGCGGCAACAACAGGCCTGA